The Fusobacterium necrophorum subsp. necrophorum genome has a window encoding:
- a CDS encoding ABC transporter substrate-binding protein yields the protein MKFKSVVKSIFMIVCFSFLFFGCGEKKAEEGGDTTATQKIHFTDLKEREITLDKPAERIFLGFYEESYLAVAKDFSKVVSISKAEWADFFTGQYMSYEEQMPSIKDMVDTGSIYKGSFSMETILNSRPDVAILAPFQYDTLAENVQKLEDSGIKVVVIDYNSQTLEKHMQSTRILGMITGNEERAETLALNYEKALKDVADRVRKVDPKKRVYVELGNLGPNEIGNSYGDYLWGSLVKIAGGNNIGEGKIESYGPLDPEYILSSNPEMILFAGSRWSNDAGDRVLVGFGVKAEETSSRLKPYLQRAGWDKLDAVKNGQVFAVDHGGLRSIYDYVYIQYIAKSLYPDLFEDVDPVKNLEAFYTEYLPIQPAGTFMTQYQAN from the coding sequence ATGAAATTTAAATCTGTAGTAAAAAGTATTTTTATGATTGTGTGTTTTTCTTTCTTGTTTTTTGGATGTGGAGAGAAAAAGGCAGAAGAAGGGGGAGATACTACAGCAACACAAAAAATTCATTTTACTGACTTAAAAGAAAGAGAAATTACTTTGGATAAGCCAGCAGAAAGAATTTTCTTAGGATTTTACGAAGAATCTTATTTGGCGGTAGCAAAAGATTTCAGTAAAGTCGTAAGTATTTCCAAAGCAGAATGGGCGGATTTTTTTACAGGACAATATATGTCTTATGAAGAACAAATGCCTTCTATTAAAGATATGGTAGATACTGGTTCTATCTACAAAGGGTCCTTTAGTATGGAAACAATATTGAATTCAAGACCAGATGTTGCTATTCTAGCTCCATTTCAATATGATACTTTGGCAGAAAATGTGCAAAAATTAGAAGATTCCGGAATTAAAGTAGTGGTCATTGATTACAATTCACAAACTTTGGAAAAACATATGCAAAGTACCAGAATTTTAGGAATGATTACTGGAAATGAGGAAAGAGCGGAAACTCTTGCTTTGAATTATGAAAAAGCTTTAAAAGATGTAGCTGATAGAGTGAGAAAAGTAGATCCTAAAAAGAGAGTTTATGTAGAACTTGGAAATTTAGGTCCGAATGAAATTGGAAACAGTTATGGAGATTATTTATGGGGAAGCTTAGTAAAAATTGCTGGAGGAAATAATATTGGAGAAGGAAAGATAGAAAGTTATGGTCCTTTAGATCCGGAATATATTTTATCCTCTAATCCTGAAATGATATTATTTGCAGGTTCTCGTTGGTCTAATGATGCAGGAGATAGAGTATTGGTTGGTTTTGGAGTAAAAGCAGAAGAAACTTCTTCCCGATTGAAACCATATCTACAAAGAGCTGGATGGGATAAATTGGATGCTGTAAAAAATGGACAAGTTTTTGCAGTAGATCATGGTGGATTACGAAGTATCTATGACTACGTATATATTCAATATATTGCAAAATCTTTGTATCCTGATTTATTTGAAGATGTAGATCCTGTGAAGAATTTGGAAGCATTTTATACGGAATATCTTCCGATTCAACCGGCAGGAACGTTTATGACACAATATCAAGCAAACTAA
- a CDS encoding IclR family transcriptional regulator: protein MKKNMKVIQSIQRAINILNCFDQNNLVLSLNEISQKLDLNINTTRGLVNSLVVNNLIEHNLEDNTYSIGSYFVLKSNLIIKNNINRAKEISLYHLVDLTNKFKVSSRLQIITSDSIFTINVVNPKSHYILESTEQENFPLHATSSGKIFILYREKRLEELVLEKFTENTITNIEDLKKEIKEIEKNGYSTEFDEIGFGISSIAVPIFDNNNDIFGTISVTALTQVIKEKKSELILELKLKVKELEKELFYK from the coding sequence ATGAAAAAGAATATGAAGGTTATTCAGTCGATTCAAAGAGCAATTAATATTTTAAATTGTTTTGATCAAAACAATTTAGTGCTAAGTTTAAATGAAATAAGTCAAAAGTTAGATTTAAATATAAATACAACTCGTGGCTTAGTAAATAGCTTAGTTGTAAATAATTTGATTGAACATAATTTAGAAGATAATACGTATTCAATAGGAAGCTATTTTGTGTTAAAATCTAATTTAATAATAAAAAATAATATAAATAGAGCAAAGGAAATCTCTCTATATCATTTAGTTGATTTAACTAATAAGTTTAAAGTTTCAAGTAGGTTACAGATAATAACATCAGATAGTATATTTACCATAAATGTTGTAAATCCGAAAAGTCATTATATTTTGGAAAGTACAGAGCAAGAAAATTTTCCACTTCATGCCACATCTTCGGGAAAAATTTTTATATTATATAGAGAAAAAAGATTAGAAGAATTAGTTCTAGAAAAATTTACAGAGAATACAATAACTAATATTGAAGATTTAAAAAAAGAAATCAAAGAAATAGAAAAAAATGGGTATTCGACAGAATTTGATGAAATAGGTTTTGGAATTAGTTCTATAGCAGTTCCTATATTTGATAATAATAACGATATATTTGGAACCATCTCTGTGACTGCGTTAACACAGGTTATCAAAGAAAAAAAATCAGAATTAATTTTAGAATTAAAATTAAAGGTAAAAGAGTTAGAAAAAGAGCTATTTTATAAATGA
- a CDS encoding agmatinase family protein has translation MKNKPICYIPGREIPEIYSGVPTFLGLPKINSKEELKDYDLVFMGVPWEGVCTYGKFSGCELSTKNIRSASTRYGAYLPEFDLDVFDYFTGGDYGDSPIQNGNYEFTFENIRKMYSEVLKNKKIPIVFGGDHSISFPLISEFAKHHKGKVGIIHLDAHMDNMNEYGEEKLARCSPFHRLYEDLNVDPTKMVHFGIRGPRNNPAGLKEAKKFGATVITGMEIKENGWLASIKKAIEIVSKGTDTFYVTVCSDILDIAHNPAGPPDPCGLTSYELAMILHECGKAGASAFDFVELYPAKDPMNTSGHVAVWMSIYFLSGLTKYKFNLK, from the coding sequence ATGAAAAACAAACCTATTTGCTATATTCCTGGTAGAGAAATTCCAGAAATATATAGTGGTGTTCCAACTTTTTTAGGATTACCAAAAATAAATTCTAAAGAAGAATTAAAAGATTATGACTTAGTATTTATGGGAGTTCCTTGGGAAGGTGTATGTACATATGGAAAATTTTCTGGTTGTGAACTTTCCACAAAAAATATTAGATCTGCTTCAACAAGATATGGAGCTTATCTTCCTGAATTTGATCTAGATGTCTTTGATTATTTTACTGGTGGAGATTATGGAGATTCTCCCATTCAAAATGGAAATTATGAATTTACATTTGAAAATATTAGAAAAATGTACTCTGAAGTTTTAAAAAATAAAAAAATTCCTATCGTTTTCGGAGGAGATCATTCTATATCATTTCCACTAATTAGTGAATTTGCAAAGCATCATAAAGGAAAAGTTGGAATCATTCATTTAGATGCACACATGGATAATATGAATGAATATGGGGAAGAAAAACTTGCGCGTTGCTCTCCTTTCCATAGACTATATGAAGATCTAAATGTCGATCCGACAAAAATGGTACATTTTGGTATTCGTGGACCTCGTAATAATCCCGCTGGTTTAAAAGAAGCTAAAAAATTTGGAGCTACGGTTATAACTGGAATGGAAATAAAAGAAAATGGTTGGTTAGCTTCTATTAAAAAAGCAATTGAAATCGTGAGTAAAGGTACAGATACTTTTTATGTAACTGTATGTTCTGATATTTTAGATATAGCACATAACCCTGCTGGGCCTCCAGATCCTTGTGGTCTTACTAGTTATGAGCTTGCCATGATTTTACATGAATGTGGAAAAGCTGGTGCTAGTGCATTTGATTTTGTAGAATTATATCCTGCCAAAGATCCTATGAATACATCTGGACATGTTGCTGTATGGATGAGTATATACTTTTTAAGCGGTCTAACTAAATATAAATTTAATTTGAAATAA
- a CDS encoding Nramp family divalent metal transporter: MSKYTWKDKLKAIGPGAVITASFIGPGTVTSCTKAGASFGYALLWTVLFSTITTIVLQEMSARLGIITQKGLGEAIANTFENPILKKLSIALVGISIVSGCAAYIAGDLTGTALGLTTIINLKGNIVAPGIGVLVLLLVYKGNFKFLERLLTCLVTIMAIIFVTTMIVAAPNLGELFKGIFIPIIPKNSIFTIIAIIGTTVVPYNFFLHAASAKNTWSKPEELELSKWDVYFSISMGGIITAAILITSATLMRGIDIKTAADFSIQLEPLLGKYAKTFISLGLFAAGFSSAVATPLGASYTLAGLLGWEYNNHDKRFQYTNIIICILGILGSATGFNPISLILFSQALNGITLPIIVIYLVYATSRKKLLGQFTNNIFQNVVGWIIGAISLFLGTSSLVSAIKTILNILN, from the coding sequence ATGAGTAAATATACATGGAAAGATAAATTGAAAGCCATTGGTCCTGGTGCAGTTATAACCGCGTCTTTTATAGGGCCTGGCACTGTAACATCTTGTACGAAAGCTGGAGCATCTTTTGGCTATGCTCTTTTATGGACAGTCTTATTCTCTACTATAACAACTATTGTTTTACAAGAAATGTCTGCTAGGCTTGGTATTATTACTCAAAAAGGGTTAGGGGAAGCTATTGCTAATACTTTTGAAAATCCAATTCTAAAAAAATTAAGTATTGCTTTAGTTGGAATATCTATTGTCAGTGGTTGTGCTGCTTATATTGCCGGTGATTTAACAGGAACTGCTTTAGGACTTACAACTATTATAAATTTAAAGGGAAATATTGTTGCTCCTGGTATAGGTGTACTAGTTTTATTATTAGTCTATAAAGGAAACTTTAAGTTTTTAGAAAGATTATTAACTTGCCTTGTCACTATAATGGCAATAATATTTGTTACTACAATGATAGTAGCAGCTCCAAATTTAGGTGAACTATTTAAAGGAATTTTTATTCCAATTATTCCTAAAAATTCAATATTTACAATCATAGCTATAATTGGGACTACTGTTGTACCCTATAATTTCTTTTTACATGCTGCTTCTGCTAAGAATACTTGGTCTAAACCTGAAGAATTAGAACTTTCCAAATGGGATGTTTACTTCTCTATTTCAATGGGCGGTATCATAACTGCTGCCATTCTAATAACTTCTGCAACTTTAATGAGAGGAATTGATATAAAGACCGCTGCCGATTTTTCTATTCAATTAGAACCTTTACTAGGAAAATATGCTAAAACTTTTATTAGTCTAGGCTTATTTGCTGCTGGCTTTTCTTCTGCAGTTGCAACTCCTCTTGGTGCTTCTTACACTCTTGCTGGCTTACTAGGCTGGGAGTATAATAATCATGATAAAAGATTTCAATATACAAACATTATAATTTGTATACTTGGTATTTTAGGTTCTGCAACTGGTTTTAATCCTATCTCTTTAATTTTATTTTCTCAGGCATTAAATGGTATAACCCTACCTATTATCGTTATTTACCTTGTTTATGCTACTTCAAGAAAAAAATTATTAGGACAATTTACTAATAATATATTTCAAAATGTTGTTGGCTGGATTATTGGTGCAATTTCACTTTTCTTAGGAACTAGTAGTCTAGTATCTGCAATAAAGACTATTTTAAATATACTAAATTAG
- a CDS encoding IS30 family transposase, producing the protein MVQKHYITKRQKGKHLTLSERGKIEAYWNMGLSKTEIALRIGVSRRTIQREIQRGWVSGLLTSELDTYDTYVAQTAQRKYEEKQNSKEGNLKIGKNHKLMKYLECSMLQEKNSPYVALEKAKKADFLVNICLKTLYNYIHQNLFVEFTEEEMVYKKKRRKSKKKIEKFIRKKGGRSIEERAESINARAELGHIEMDTVVGKQGSSSCLLVLTDRKSRLEIIRKLEAKTSAHVVKAIRDIITEYPGWIKTITSDNGSEFMNAAAIERLGIPYFYAHSYCSWERGSNENNNKLIRRYLPKGMDIGEVSEERIKEIEEWMNTYPRKLWNGKSSKEIHAEEFTKYLC; encoded by the coding sequence ATGGTTCAAAAACACTATATCACAAAAAGACAAAAAGGGAAACACTTAACTTTATCGGAAAGGGGGAAAATAGAAGCCTATTGGAATATGGGACTTTCCAAAACTGAAATTGCTCTACGGATAGGAGTCAGTCGAAGAACCATTCAACGAGAAATACAAAGAGGATGGGTTTCGGGTTTATTGACTTCAGAGCTAGATACTTATGATACCTATGTTGCGCAAACAGCCCAAAGAAAATACGAAGAAAAACAAAATAGCAAAGAAGGAAACTTAAAAATTGGAAAGAACCATAAGCTTATGAAGTATTTGGAATGCTCCATGCTTCAAGAAAAAAATTCTCCTTATGTTGCCTTAGAGAAAGCAAAGAAAGCCGATTTTTTAGTGAATATTTGTTTAAAAACGCTTTACAATTACATACATCAAAATCTTTTTGTAGAATTTACAGAAGAGGAAATGGTGTATAAGAAAAAAAGAAGAAAATCAAAGAAAAAAATAGAGAAATTCATCCGAAAAAAAGGGGGACGAAGTATAGAAGAAAGAGCAGAAAGTATCAACGCGCGCGCAGAACTTGGTCATATTGAAATGGATACCGTCGTTGGAAAGCAAGGAAGCTCCTCTTGTCTTCTTGTATTAACAGATCGGAAATCAAGATTAGAAATCATACGAAAGCTAGAAGCAAAGACTTCCGCTCATGTGGTAAAAGCCATTCGTGATATCATAACAGAATATCCGGGATGGATAAAAACCATTACCAGCGATAATGGAAGTGAGTTCATGAATGCGGCTGCGATAGAAAGATTAGGGATTCCCTATTTTTATGCGCATAGTTATTGTTCTTGGGAACGAGGAAGCAACGAGAATAACAATAAGCTAATTCGAAGATATCTTCCGAAAGGAATGGATATCGGAGAAGTAAGCGAAGAAAGAATAAAAGAAATAGAAGAGTGGATGAATACATATCCTAGAAAATTATGGAATGGGAAAAGTTCAAAAGAAATACATGCAGAGGAATTTACAAAATATTTATGTTAG
- a CDS encoding ABC transporter substrate-binding protein, translated as MGKVQKKYMQRNLQNIYVSVTFIIAIYKPDFVTGWEGLAKPKILGSRKELEENGIQIYFFKSLNDERIEVLYSDILELGKIFELEENAKKLVEKIKKELSEVKEKIPKQKKKVLVCDPGDSQPFVLGGKGIGNYIIELAGAENITAEINKAWAYSTWEKIIVSNPEYILIPEYKGRIYETKVDYLKNESPIKDLKTVRENKFIKIDLAGISPGVRIATEAKNIAEKLHGIKF; from the coding sequence ATGGGAAAAGTTCAAAAGAAATACATGCAGAGGAATTTACAAAATATTTATGTTAGTGTGACATTTATTATTGCAATTTACAAACCGGACTTTGTAACAGGTTGGGAAGGATTAGCAAAACCTAAAATTCTAGGTTCCAGAAAGGAACTGGAAGAGAATGGTATCCAAATATACTTTTTTAAATCACTGAATGATGAGAGAATAGAAGTTCTGTATAGTGATATATTGGAGCTTGGCAAGATTTTTGAACTAGAAGAAAATGCAAAAAAACTTGTTGAAAAAATAAAAAAAGAATTAAGCGAAGTTAAAGAAAAAATACCTAAACAAAAGAAAAAGGTCCTTGTTTGTGACCCCGGTGATTCTCAACCTTTTGTTTTAGGAGGAAAAGGTATAGGAAATTATATAATTGAATTAGCAGGAGCTGAAAATATAACTGCTGAAATAAATAAGGCATGGGCTTATTCAACTTGGGAAAAAATTATAGTATCTAATCCCGAATATATACTAATACCTGAATATAAAGGAAGAATCTATGAAACAAAGGTGGACTATTTAAAAAATGAATCTCCTATAAAAGATTTGAAAACAGTTAGAGAAAATAAGTTTATAAAAATTGATTTAGCCGGAATTTCACCGGGTGTGAGAATTGCTACAGAGGCAAAAAATATAGCCGAGAAATTACACGGAATAAAGTTTTAA
- a CDS encoding TonB-dependent receptor plug domain-containing protein gives MKKKLMILAILSISVSAFAMKEEIPVQRLNETVITTPERFGTKVRNISKNIQIITKKDMKEKGAKNLFEALRGLPGVVIRRDGGGHIDLRGSGENDKKNMIFLIDGIPYSGLSIFDINSISMEEIERIEIIQSGGVLYGDGAIGGVINLVTKPITTGKYSNSIGLEYGSWETAKLNVNVGTKLTDNFVVSVSYSGE, from the coding sequence ATGAAAAAAAAGTTAATGATTTTGGCAATTTTAAGTATTTCAGTTTCAGCATTTGCTATGAAGGAGGAAATTCCTGTGCAAAGATTAAATGAAACAGTAATAACAACTCCTGAAAGATTCGGTACAAAGGTTAGAAATATATCAAAAAATATACAAATAATTACAAAAAAAGATATGAAGGAAAAGGGGGCAAAAAACCTTTTTGAGGCATTGAGAGGACTCCCAGGAGTAGTTATACGTAGAGATGGAGGAGGACATATAGATCTTCGTGGTTCTGGAGAAAATGATAAAAAAAATATGATATTTTTAATAGATGGAATACCCTATAGTGGATTAAGTATATTTGACATTAATTCTATCTCAATGGAAGAAATTGAAAGAATTGAAATTATCCAAAGTGGTGGTGTTTTATATGGAGATGGAGCTATAGGAGGAGTTATAAATTTAGTTACTAAGCCTATTACTACTGGAAAATACAGCAATAGCATTGGTTTGGAATACGGCTCTTGGGAAACGGCTAAATTAAATGTAAATGTTGGAACTAAATTAACAGATAATTTTGTTGTAAGTGTTTCTTACTCTGGTGAATAA
- a CDS encoding TonB-dependent receptor, translating to MKNNDYITGLLSAKDFKENPKKAGTTNASFKAESDLWNLSFNKKLNSKFEVFLQGGYYTDETKYYEIGPGYADFSKNGNKSHFIRPQIKYNYMEDSYIILGGDRKKETVTNKLSPNSPKTIRKKESIYLLNSNKIGNFEITEGYRIEKIDLKRKNRAKDFKEDGMELGINYLYSDTGNLYFNYTKGFRVPTLGEMNSWVGDMKSHKNHTFELGLRDVYENTSINTSIFTLYSKDEIFYDSLVANPSPKNPNRKGANRNFEGKVRRIGAQLALEHNIGKLSLREKISYMDPKIIDGYYKGKVFPGVPKLTAALGLTYNFENSLKLNIDGYYQEKIYAGTDFLNKYGKHNSYTVVDANISYTFENGLELYGGVKNLFDKTYATAFFPRATGELRYDPDNGRSFYTGFKYTF from the coding sequence TTGAAAAACAATGACTACATCACAGGACTTCTATCAGCAAAAGACTTTAAAGAAAATCCTAAAAAAGCAGGTACAACAAATGCTTCTTTTAAAGCTGAATCAGATTTATGGAACCTATCTTTTAATAAAAAATTAAATAGTAAGTTTGAAGTTTTCTTACAAGGTGGATATTATACTGATGAAACAAAATACTATGAAATAGGTCCAGGATATGCAGATTTTTCAAAAAATGGAAATAAAAGTCATTTTATAAGACCTCAAATAAAATATAATTATATGGAAGATAGTTACATCATATTAGGAGGAGATAGAAAAAAAGAAACTGTTACTAATAAATTATCTCCAAATTCTCCTAAAACTATAAGGAAAAAAGAATCTATTTACTTATTAAATAGTAATAAGATAGGAAACTTTGAAATTACAGAAGGATATAGAATAGAAAAAATTGATTTAAAAAGAAAGAATAGAGCTAAAGACTTTAAAGAAGATGGAATGGAATTAGGAATAAACTATCTTTATTCAGATACTGGAAATCTTTATTTTAATTACACAAAAGGATTTAGAGTACCTACATTGGGTGAAATGAATAGTTGGGTTGGTGATATGAAATCACATAAAAATCATACTTTTGAATTAGGTTTAAGAGATGTATATGAAAATACTTCTATAAATACTTCTATTTTCACATTGTATTCCAAAGATGAAATCTTTTATGATAGTTTAGTTGCAAACCCTTCACCAAAAAATCCTAATAGAAAAGGAGCAAATAGAAACTTTGAAGGTAAGGTTAGAAGAATAGGTGCACAGTTAGCTTTAGAACACAATATTGGTAAATTATCATTAAGAGAAAAAATTTCTTACATGGATCCTAAAATAATTGATGGATATTATAAAGGGAAAGTTTTCCCGGGAGTTCCTAAATTAACAGCAGCACTAGGTTTAACTTATAATTTTGAAAATTCCCTTAAATTAAATATTGATGGGTATTATCAAGAAAAAATTTATGCCGGAACTGATTTTTTAAATAAATATGGTAAACACAATAGTTATACAGTAGTAGATGCTAATATTTCATATACTTTTGAAAATGGTTTGGAACTTTATGGTGGAGTTAAAAACTTATTTGATAAAACATATGCTACTGCCTTTTTCCCAAGAGCAACAGGAGAATTAAGATATGATCCAGATAATGGAAGAAGTTTTTACACTGGGTTTAAGTATACTTTTTAA
- a CDS encoding VirB8/TrbF family protein — MKRFFKKVKNLVKLTMVMCFLSISSFATTNANMIWEKNTKDISASVSGPVAMGIGTIAIVVAALGWAITDGGSMTEKAKIAFENQVLNISKALHTWKILSFICLGIAFLALSGNIYLSTRSTLIPYVIEVDEVGNAKAINPAYQKNYEPEEEFLIYSLKEFVRNFRWISLDPVVQNSLYSKAMNVLTEPMQEKLREISSEENLSSLIQERYIKDVQINSAIKVAGTKNTYQIKWREILYSPSGDILLNKTLVGIFTVSIEQPKTLQELDRNPLGIDIIWQTIENKQKFISQVMISKSPIRIAEDVDESTLSYVEIKILLRGIL, encoded by the coding sequence ATGAAAAGATTTTTTAAGAAAGTGAAAAATCTTGTGAAACTCACAATGGTTATGTGCTTTCTTTCTATCAGTTCTTTTGCTACAACCAATGCCAATATGATATGGGAGAAAAATACAAAAGATATTTCCGCTTCTGTATCAGGACCTGTTGCAATGGGAATAGGAACCATAGCTATTGTAGTGGCAGCACTTGGATGGGCTATTACAGATGGAGGCTCTATGACTGAAAAAGCAAAAATAGCATTTGAAAATCAAGTTTTAAATATTTCAAAAGCTCTACACACTTGGAAGATACTATCCTTTATTTGTTTAGGAATCGCTTTTTTAGCATTATCTGGAAATATATACTTGTCAACAAGAAGTACACTCATTCCGTATGTTATTGAAGTAGATGAGGTAGGCAATGCTAAGGCAATTAATCCAGCATATCAAAAGAATTATGAGCCAGAGGAAGAATTTTTAATTTATTCATTAAAAGAATTTGTTAGGAATTTTAGGTGGATTTCACTTGATCCTGTTGTACAGAATTCTCTTTATTCAAAGGCAATGAATGTATTAACTGAGCCTATGCAAGAGAAATTAAGAGAAATATCCAGTGAAGAAAATTTATCAAGCCTTATACAAGAAAGGTATATAAAAGATGTGCAGATAAATAGTGCAATAAAAGTTGCCGGAACAAAAAATACTTATCAAATTAAGTGGAGAGAGATTTTGTATTCTCCTAGTGGAGATATTCTTTTGAATAAGACATTAGTAGGAATATTTACTGTTTCTATTGAACAACCTAAAACATTGCAAGAGTTGGATAGAAACCCATTAGGAATAGATATCATTTGGCAAACAATAGAGAATAAACAGAAATTTATATCTCAAGTTATGATCTCAAAAAGCCCTATTCGTATAGCAGAAGATGTGGATGAGAGTACTCTAAGCTATGTAGAGATAAAGATCTTGCTACGGGGAATCCTTTAA
- a CDS encoding helix-turn-helix transcriptional regulator: MKENKAEKRREQYEKKLGVFLKRLRAERKLSLRDVGEKADMNFTYLSHLETHNRDKAKLPSVEILNKLFAVYKLDEKERIEFLEIYFHVIMPEIYLNDLTTHKIKDIIKILEA, encoded by the coding sequence ATGAAAGAAAATAAAGCAGAGAAAAGAAGAGAACAGTATGAGAAGAAATTAGGTGTTTTTTTAAAAAGACTTAGAGCAGAGAGAAAATTATCCCTAAGAGATGTAGGAGAAAAGGCAGATATGAATTTTACATATCTTTCTCACCTTGAAACGCACAATAGAGATAAGGCAAAATTACCAAGTGTAGAGATATTAAATAAACTTTTTGCTGTATATAAGTTAGATGAAAAGGAAAGAATAGAATTCTTAGAAATTTACTTTCATGTAATTATGCCAGAAATATATTTAAACGATTTAACTACTCATAAAATCAAAGATATCATTAAGATTTTAGAAGCTTAA
- a CDS encoding AAA family ATPase, translated as MGEIIQIKVEKGGIGKTFIASNLAHLLALLDYKVMILSIDSQNNVYSIFHRENQRVKGSLKKSILRNEIFKIELRENLDFIPIELYLSPNIVKEIPAFLRKLKRKYDYIIIDILPELKVDTTLYKVSRFKTYSSNSFIWS; from the coding sequence ATGGGAGAAATTATTCAAATTAAAGTCGAGAAAGGAGGGATTGGTAAGACTTTTATCGCTTCTAACTTGGCTCACTTACTCGCTCTTTTAGACTATAAGGTTATGATTCTTAGCATTGATTCCCAAAATAATGTATATAGTATCTTTCATAGAGAAAATCAAAGAGTGAAGGGAAGTTTAAAAAAATCTATTTTAAGGAACGAAATTTTTAAAATAGAACTAAGAGAAAATTTAGATTTTATTCCTATTGAGCTATATTTAAGTCCTAATATAGTAAAAGAAATTCCAGCTTTTTTAAGAAAATTGAAAAGGAAGTATGACTATATCATCATTGACATTCTTCCAGAATTAAAGGTAGATACTACCTTATATAAGGTTTCACGATTTAAGACATACAGCAGCAACTCTTTTATATGGAGCTAA
- a CDS encoding tyrosine-type recombinase/integrase gives MRFHDLRHTAATLLYGANTNIKDIQVFLGHSSAKTTMDIYIHLFNNSNVGTVSAIDERINI, from the coding sequence ATAAGGTTTCACGATTTAAGACATACAGCAGCAACTCTTTTATATGGAGCTAATACTAATATCAAAGATATACAAGTATTTTTAGGTCATAGTAGTGCAAAAACAACAATGGATATTTATATTCACTTGTTTAATAACAGTAATGTAGGAACAGTATCGGCAATTGATGAAAGAATCAATATATAA